One genomic segment of Rivularia sp. PCC 7116 includes these proteins:
- a CDS encoding ribonuclease catalytic domain-containing protein, whose product MEKGTLVEFRNQGERRLGVVERPDGKNRWIVLDERGQSTSLAPRQFTYKVVGQTYKPSEIPDFLKQVESYLDPSSLEVAWELLIEDSTSATPEEMANLLFSQVEPPQVYAAHCLLSDDKVYFKQKGDGYEPRSANAVAERKHQLEVEALKAQGQQEFLTRVQQALDGETVEWQKHDRHRLEALEKYAALLADVTRGGVKYESLAQAYPPPAQVLETMTMLGRTATPQGAFELLVDLGWWSPNQNLFLRRSSIPVQFPTKVLDVAHERLNAPPPDPDQNRLDLTHLKVYTVDDETTTEIDDGLSWETLPDNRERVWVHIADPTRWLVPEDELDLDARKRGSTVYLPTGMIPMFPEILATGPMSLIQGEICCALSFGIVLDETGGVEEYSIHASLIKPTYRLTYEDVNDILESGVREEPEIAALGKWAKKRKSWRYEQGAISINMPEAMIKVKDDEVNIDLLDDSHSRQLVAEMMILTGEVAARYGKTHSIPLPFRGQPQPELPPEEELLLLPAGFVRACAMRRCMPKSEMSINPLRHAGLGLETYTQATSPIRRYSDLLTHFQIKAHLRGDVLPFSAEGLKEVMMNVTSITQEVVMVERQTNRYWALEYLRRHLNKAWDTTVLMWLREDSNLALILLEDLGLQLPMFFKRAVNLGEEISVKVTHSDPQKDIIQFQEIIYQEA is encoded by the coding sequence GTGGAAAAGGGGACGCTGGTAGAATTTAGAAATCAAGGCGAACGTCGTTTGGGTGTAGTAGAGCGCCCAGATGGAAAGAACCGTTGGATTGTATTAGACGAACGAGGACAATCCACAAGTCTTGCGCCAAGACAATTTACCTACAAAGTTGTCGGACAAACTTACAAGCCATCGGAAATACCAGATTTTCTGAAGCAGGTAGAGTCGTATTTAGACCCCTCTAGCTTAGAAGTAGCTTGGGAATTATTGATAGAAGACAGCACATCGGCGACTCCAGAAGAGATGGCTAATTTACTGTTTTCCCAGGTAGAGCCACCTCAAGTTTATGCGGCTCACTGCTTGTTATCGGATGATAAAGTTTATTTTAAGCAAAAGGGTGACGGTTACGAACCGCGAAGTGCAAATGCCGTTGCAGAGCGCAAGCACCAATTGGAAGTAGAAGCTCTGAAAGCCCAGGGGCAGCAGGAATTTTTAACAAGGGTACAGCAAGCGCTTGATGGCGAAACTGTAGAATGGCAGAAGCACGACCGTCACAGATTAGAAGCCTTAGAAAAATATGCCGCCTTACTGGCAGATGTAACGCGGGGTGGAGTTAAATACGAATCATTGGCTCAAGCTTATCCCCCACCCGCGCAAGTTTTAGAAACGATGACAATGCTTGGACGCACTGCCACTCCTCAAGGAGCGTTCGAGTTGCTTGTTGATTTGGGTTGGTGGAGTCCAAATCAAAACTTATTTTTACGTCGTTCTTCAATCCCCGTTCAATTTCCTACTAAGGTACTAGATGTGGCGCATGAACGCTTGAACGCTCCTCCTCCAGATCCAGATCAAAACCGTTTGGATTTAACTCATTTGAAAGTCTATACGGTTGATGATGAAACAACTACAGAAATTGATGATGGTTTGAGTTGGGAAACGCTTCCCGACAATAGAGAAAGGGTATGGGTTCATATTGCCGATCCCACACGATGGCTTGTACCCGAAGATGAGTTAGATTTGGATGCCAGAAAGCGCGGTAGTACGGTATATTTGCCAACAGGAATGATTCCTATGTTCCCGGAAATATTGGCAACCGGCCCGATGAGTTTGATACAGGGAGAAATCTGTTGTGCCTTAAGTTTCGGGATTGTTTTAGATGAAACTGGTGGTGTAGAAGAATATAGCATTCATGCCAGTTTGATTAAACCGACTTATCGTCTTACCTACGAAGATGTAAACGATATTTTGGAATCGGGAGTCCGAGAAGAACCCGAAATTGCAGCCCTTGGGAAATGGGCAAAGAAGCGCAAGTCATGGCGTTACGAGCAAGGAGCCATCAGCATAAATATGCCTGAGGCAATGATTAAAGTAAAAGATGACGAAGTTAATATCGATTTGCTAGATGATTCTCATTCCCGGCAATTAGTAGCAGAAATGATGATTCTTACGGGTGAAGTCGCGGCTCGTTACGGAAAAACTCATAGTATACCCTTGCCTTTTCGTGGGCAGCCGCAGCCAGAATTACCACCAGAGGAAGAATTGCTACTACTACCAGCAGGTTTTGTCCGTGCCTGTGCCATGCGGCGGTGTATGCCAAAGAGCGAAATGAGCATTAACCCTTTGCGCCACGCAGGTTTAGGGCTAGAAACTTATACGCAAGCTACTTCCCCAATTCGCCGCTATAGCGACTTGCTGACTCATTTCCAAATTAAAGCTCATCTGCGAGGTGATGTTTTACCCTTCTCAGCGGAAGGACTTAAGGAAGTCATGATGAATGTCACCAGTATTACTCAAGAAGTAGTAATGGTAGAGCGGCAAACTAATAGATATTGGGCATTAGAATATCTTCGCCGTCATTTAAATAAAGCATGGGATACCACTGTTTTAATGTGGTTAAGAGAAGATAGCAATTTAGCGCTAATTTTATTAGAAGATTTAGGTTTACAGTTACCAATGTTTTTCAAGCGGGCTGTAAATTTGGGTGAAGAGATTTCAGTAAAAGTTACTCACTCCGATCCTCAAAAAGATATTATTCAATTCCAAGAGATAATTTATCAAGAAGCTTAA
- the rpsR gene encoding 30S ribosomal protein S18: MAYYRRRLSPIKPGEPIDYKDVDLLRKFITERGKILPRRITGLTSQQQRALTASIKRARILALLPFVNAEA; this comes from the coding sequence ATGGCTTATTATCGTCGTCGTCTTTCTCCTATTAAACCTGGAGAACCCATAGATTATAAAGACGTTGATTTATTACGTAAATTTATTACCGAACGCGGTAAAATATTGCCACGTCGTATTACAGGTTTAACTTCTCAGCAACAACGCGCTCTAACTGCATCAATCAAACGCGCTCGGATTTTGGCATTATTACCTTTTGTGAATGCCGAAGCTTAA
- the rpmG gene encoding 50S ribosomal protein L33, with amino-acid sequence MAKSKGVRIIVTLECTECRSNANKRSPGVSRYTSTKNRRNTTNRLELKKFCTHCNTHTVHKEIK; translated from the coding sequence ATGGCTAAAAGTAAAGGTGTTCGTATAATAGTGACACTGGAATGCACGGAGTGTCGCAGCAACGCTAATAAGCGTTCGCCTGGAGTTTCTCGTTATACGAGTACTAAGAATCGTCGCAATACAACTAATCGTTTGGAACTTAAAAAGTTCTGCACTCATTGCAACACGCATACAGTTCACAAGGAAATTAAGTAA
- the typA gene encoding translational GTPase TypA — protein MTLPIRNVAIIAHVDHGKTTLVDSLLKQSGIFREGEDVPDCVMDSNDLERERGITILSKNTAVRYKDTLINIVDTPGHADFGGEVERVLGMVDGCVLIVDANEGPMPQTRFVLKKALEKGLRPIVVVNKIDRPRADPHTAVDKVLDLFLELGADDDQCDFPYLFASGLAGFAKNELEDEDKDMQPLFEAILRHVPPPVGDPEKPLQLQVTTLDYSEYLGRIVIGRIHNGTINAGQQAALVKEDGKIVKAKISKLMGFEGLSRVELEQSSAGNLVAVAGFTDANIGETITCPNEPRALPLIKVDEPTLQMTFSVNDSPFCGKEGDFVTSRQIRDRLMRELQTNVALRVEETDSPDKFGVSGRGELHLGILIETMRREGYEFQVSQPQVIYREVNGQPCEPYELLALDVSEEAVGGCIERLGQRKGEMQDMQMGGNGRSQLEFVIPARGLIGFRGEFMRITRGDGIMNHSFLDYRPIIGDISARRNGVLISFEEGVATFYAMKNAEDRGSFFITPGTKVYKGMIVGENNRPQDLELNLCKTKQLTNHRAASGDELVQLQAPVEMSLERALEYIGPDELVEVTPESIRLRKMSKKFARR, from the coding sequence ATGACGCTCCCAATCCGTAACGTCGCTATTATCGCTCACGTAGACCACGGCAAAACAACCCTCGTTGATTCCCTGCTCAAACAATCTGGCATTTTCCGTGAAGGGGAAGACGTTCCGGATTGCGTCATGGATTCCAACGATTTGGAGAGAGAAAGAGGGATTACGATTCTTTCCAAAAATACAGCCGTTCGTTACAAAGACACTTTAATTAATATTGTTGATACTCCCGGACACGCTGACTTCGGTGGAGAAGTTGAACGGGTATTGGGGATGGTGGACGGTTGCGTCCTCATTGTGGATGCGAATGAAGGTCCCATGCCGCAAACGCGCTTTGTTCTGAAGAAAGCTTTGGAAAAAGGATTACGCCCGATTGTTGTTGTCAACAAAATTGACCGTCCGCGAGCAGATCCCCACACCGCAGTTGATAAGGTATTGGATTTGTTCCTAGAATTAGGGGCAGATGATGACCAATGCGATTTCCCTTATTTGTTCGCTTCTGGTTTAGCAGGCTTTGCTAAAAACGAACTGGAAGACGAAGATAAGGATATGCAGCCTTTGTTTGAGGCAATCTTACGTCACGTTCCACCCCCAGTAGGCGACCCCGAAAAGCCTTTACAATTGCAGGTGACAACTCTGGATTACTCCGAGTACTTGGGAAGAATTGTAATTGGTAGAATTCACAACGGTACTATCAACGCCGGACAACAAGCTGCTTTGGTTAAGGAAGACGGTAAAATTGTCAAAGCCAAAATTAGCAAATTAATGGGCTTTGAAGGTTTAAGTCGGGTGGAATTAGAGCAATCATCTGCCGGTAATCTAGTTGCAGTTGCAGGTTTTACCGATGCAAATATTGGAGAAACCATAACTTGTCCCAACGAACCTCGGGCATTGCCACTTATTAAAGTGGATGAACCTACTTTGCAAATGACTTTCTCCGTGAATGATTCTCCATTCTGCGGAAAAGAAGGAGATTTCGTTACTTCTCGTCAGATAAGAGACCGTTTGATGCGCGAGTTGCAAACAAACGTAGCTTTACGAGTTGAAGAAACCGATTCTCCCGATAAATTCGGAGTTTCCGGGCGTGGTGAACTTCACTTGGGTATCTTGATTGAAACCATGCGTCGCGAAGGTTATGAGTTTCAGGTATCTCAGCCACAGGTAATTTACCGCGAAGTCAACGGACAACCTTGCGAACCTTACGAACTTCTGGCTTTAGACGTTTCCGAAGAAGCCGTTGGTGGCTGTATCGAAAGACTCGGACAGCGCAAAGGTGAAATGCAAGATATGCAAATGGGTGGTAATGGACGTTCTCAATTAGAGTTTGTGATTCCTGCTCGTGGTTTGATTGGTTTCCGTGGTGAATTTATGCGTATCACTCGCGGTGACGGAATCATGAACCACAGTTTCTTGGATTATCGTCCGATTATTGGTGATATTTCTGCCCGTCGTAACGGCGTACTAATATCTTTTGAGGAAGGTGTTGCTACTTTCTACGCGATGAAAAACGCTGAAGATAGAGGTTCTTTCTTCATTACTCCCGGTACCAAAGTTTATAAAGGTATGATTGTTGGAGAAAACAATCGTCCCCAAGATTTGGAATTGAACCTTTGTAAAACCAAGCAGTTAACAAACCATCGTGCTGCTAGTGGTGATGAATTAGTTCAATTACAAGCACCAGTAGAAATGAGTCTGGAAAGAGCTTTGGAATATATTGGGCCAGATGAATTGGTGGAAGTTACACCAGAATCAATTCGCTTGCGGAAGATGTCTAAGAAATTTGCAAGACGGTAA
- a CDS encoding SGNH/GDSL hydrolase family protein, producing MPHIVLIGDSIFDNAAYVGGNPDVISQLQLKLPENWNASLNAIDGNKVDDVYTQLEKLPKDATHLVLSIGGNDALSCIGILNEKVASSAEVFIKLANLREDFENQYHKLLRRILSLGIPTAICTIYNPNYPESTYQRIGVAALTIFNDVIIRQAFQFGIPLIDLRLTCNEASDYANPIEPSCAGGEKIVNAIVNAVFEHNFDRHYTQVFY from the coding sequence ATGCCCCACATTGTTCTAATCGGTGATTCAATTTTCGATAATGCTGCTTACGTTGGTGGAAATCCAGATGTAATTTCGCAGTTACAACTAAAACTTCCTGAAAATTGGAATGCTAGTTTAAATGCAATTGATGGGAATAAAGTTGATGATGTTTACACTCAACTGGAAAAATTACCCAAAGATGCTACTCATTTAGTTCTGAGTATAGGAGGAAATGATGCACTTAGCTGTATCGGTATTTTAAATGAGAAAGTCGCTTCTTCTGCTGAAGTATTTATTAAGCTGGCTAACTTACGAGAAGACTTTGAAAACCAGTATCATAAATTGCTACGAAGAATTTTAAGTCTCGGTATACCTACAGCTATTTGTACTATTTATAATCCGAATTATCCCGAATCAACTTATCAAAGAATTGGGGTTGCTGCTTTAACAATTTTCAATGATGTGATTATTCGACAAGCTTTTCAATTCGGTATTCCGCTAATCGATTTGAGATTAACCTGTAATGAAGCTAGTGATTACGCAAATCCAATTGAACCTTCATGCGCCGGTGGTGAAAAAATTGTGAATGCGATTGTTAATGCTGTTTTTGAGCATAATTTTGATAGGCATTATACTCAGGTTTTTTATTGA
- a CDS encoding GNAT family N-acetyltransferase: protein MTIRTAILEDVKDIAEIHVKSWQKVYKCLIPQSYLNNLSISKREKSWQNILTNSQTHTIVQKIDDLVVGFANFGQTRDRDKDSKITGEITSIYINPEYWRKGLGTEFVEFIFKDMRNQQFTQITLWVLDTNQIARKFYEKMGFQPDGATKTDVRENFQIREIRYLINLI from the coding sequence ATGACTATCAGAACCGCAATCCTTGAAGACGTAAAAGATATTGCTGAAATTCACGTAAAATCTTGGCAAAAAGTTTATAAATGTTTGATACCTCAGAGTTATTTAAACAATTTATCGATTTCAAAACGCGAAAAATCTTGGCAAAATATTTTAACTAATTCCCAAACTCATACGATAGTCCAAAAAATCGACGATTTGGTAGTAGGTTTTGCTAATTTCGGACAAACTCGCGATCGAGACAAGGATTCTAAAATAACAGGAGAAATTACTTCAATATATATCAATCCCGAATATTGGAGAAAAGGTTTGGGAACAGAATTTGTTGAATTTATATTTAAAGATATGAGAAATCAACAATTTACTCAAATAACTCTTTGGGTACTCGATACCAATCAAATAGCGCGTAAATTCTATGAAAAAATGGGATTTCAACCAGATGGAGCGACTAAAACTGATGTTAGAGAAAATTTTCAAATCCGAGAAATTCGCTATTTAATCAATTTAATATAA
- a CDS encoding TetR/AcrR family transcriptional regulator, translating to MKNTVTTIDTKEQILNVAERLFAEKGFAGTSLRNVIREAGVNIAAVHYHFGSKEELFIAVVQRTAQQIVASQLEELAKYENLEEPPSLENILEAFYGPPLRIITQMGEAGMVRAQFMGRCRAEPLPIQQLADKEFYESQRRFLDILQRALPDQTRTELTWKLDLAIAIIIRTANQLGQSDKVITGNSSEEIEIAISRLVKFVAQGMKNFD from the coding sequence ATGAAAAATACTGTAACAACTATAGATACGAAAGAGCAAATACTTAACGTAGCTGAGCGTTTATTTGCCGAAAAAGGCTTTGCTGGCACGAGTTTACGTAACGTGATTCGAGAAGCAGGAGTTAATATTGCAGCAGTTCACTACCATTTTGGTTCAAAAGAAGAGCTTTTTATTGCAGTGGTGCAGAGAACTGCTCAACAGATAGTAGCATCTCAGCTAGAGGAGCTTGCCAAATATGAAAATTTAGAAGAACCACCATCACTAGAGAATATTCTAGAAGCATTTTACGGCCCTCCTTTGAGGATAATAACTCAAATGGGAGAAGCAGGAATGGTTCGCGCTCAATTCATGGGGCGTTGTCGTGCGGAACCTTTACCAATACAGCAACTTGCAGACAAAGAATTTTATGAAAGTCAACGACGATTTTTAGATATTCTGCAAAGAGCGCTTCCCGATCAAACTCGTACCGAACTAACTTGGAAATTAGATTTAGCGATCGCAATCATAATCCGTACTGCAAATCAACTTGGTCAGTCAGATAAAGTAATAACTGGAAATTCTTCAGAGGAGATTGAAATTGCTATTTCTCGTTTAGTTAAATTTGTGGCTCAGGGGATGAAGAATTTTGATTGA
- a CDS encoding efflux RND transporter periplasmic adaptor subunit, with the protein MNPDFTPNSQISGDETLDNGGYSQEKENQYRDYSKLLRYGMLGLLGLMVAAGAVFGAKNFTQAEPETQEVAVAKPLPVTTLRAKPVESYQVMRTYTGEIAAIRTSELGFERGGKLVNVFVKEGDRLKSGQPIAKLDVSNLQMQKLQLEAQKAQAQARLDEFIAGPRQQDIAAARAAVDDIQQQLQLQRTKLKRRKYLYGEGAISREQLDEISFGENSLNARLRQAQSNLNELLAGTRTEQIAAQRAVVKQLEASISDLEINIAKSTIKAPFAGIVSARQIDEGTVVNTGQAVVRLVENTSPEARIGMPASVVNRLRVGSTQKVQINNQTYSARVASILPEVNPNTRTQVVVLKLESSLISQINPGQTVRLKLTDTISTEGFWLPNKALTQGLRGLWTSYVLTKPKVENASTPKNSFVLEQRTVEVLHQESDRVLVRGTLQPGDRIVANGVHRLVPGQIVRPIGE; encoded by the coding sequence ATGAACCCAGATTTTACTCCAAATTCCCAGATATCGGGTGATGAAACACTTGACAATGGGGGATATTCACAAGAAAAAGAGAATCAGTACCGAGATTATTCCAAGTTGCTTCGCTATGGAATGTTGGGTTTGCTTGGGTTAATGGTAGCAGCAGGGGCTGTGTTTGGTGCTAAGAACTTCACTCAAGCAGAACCTGAAACCCAGGAAGTCGCAGTGGCAAAACCTTTGCCAGTTACAACTTTACGAGCCAAACCCGTTGAATCCTATCAGGTTATGCGGACTTACACTGGTGAAATTGCTGCAATTCGGACTAGCGAATTGGGGTTTGAACGAGGTGGAAAGTTAGTTAATGTTTTTGTCAAAGAGGGCGATCGTCTGAAATCGGGACAGCCAATTGCAAAGCTTGATGTAAGTAATTTACAGATGCAAAAATTGCAATTAGAAGCTCAAAAAGCCCAAGCACAAGCAAGATTGGATGAATTTATTGCAGGTCCTCGTCAGCAGGATATTGCAGCCGCTCGGGCAGCAGTAGATGATATTCAACAGCAGTTGCAGCTACAAAGAACTAAGTTAAAGAGACGAAAGTATTTGTACGGTGAAGGAGCAATTTCCCGAGAACAGCTAGATGAAATTTCTTTCGGTGAAAATTCTTTAAACGCTCGTTTGAGACAAGCTCAAAGTAATTTAAACGAACTTTTAGCAGGGACTCGTACAGAACAAATAGCCGCACAGCGAGCAGTGGTTAAACAATTAGAAGCAAGTATATCAGACTTAGAAATTAATATAGCTAAAAGTACTATCAAAGCACCATTTGCAGGTATAGTTTCCGCTCGTCAAATCGATGAAGGAACGGTAGTAAATACAGGTCAAGCTGTGGTGAGATTGGTAGAAAATACCAGTCCAGAAGCTAGAATTGGAATGCCTGCAAGCGTAGTAAATCGATTGCGAGTTGGTAGCACTCAAAAGGTACAAATTAATAATCAGACTTATTCAGCAAGAGTCGCTTCAATTTTGCCAGAAGTTAATCCTAATACTCGTACTCAAGTAGTCGTATTGAAATTAGAGTCTTCCTTAATATCTCAAATTAACCCCGGTCAAACAGTTAGGTTAAAGCTGACAGATACAATTTCCACAGAAGGATTTTGGTTGCCAAATAAAGCCTTAACTCAGGGATTGCGCGGACTTTGGACTAGTTACGTTTTAACCAAACCGAAAGTAGAGAATGCAAGTACTCCTAAAAATTCATTTGTACTTGAGCAGCGAACTGTAGAAGTATTACACCAAGAAAGCGACAGAGTTTTGGTACGGGGTACTTTGCAACCCGGAGACAGAATTGTTGCAAACGGAGTTCATCGCTTGGTTCCCGGTCAGATTGTGCGTCCGATTGGGGAGTGA
- a CDS encoding efflux RND transporter permease subunit, whose product MVLPFFRNVRLLILTFVLIIFWGLSAFQSLPRQEDPQLVARTGIVTTIFPGASAERVEALVTEVIESEMSEIEEINTITSDSRIGLSTVSIELKDTVSEAEPIWTRVRDKLADAEPQFPSGVLEPDLDEAETRAYAVIASLVWEGKSEPNYAILRRFAQELDVQLRGVGGTEKVDTFGFPSEEITVEINPSDLAAVGLNAQQLSQQIQQSDAKVSAGQLRSPRNTLAIEVEGELDSLERIRQIPISSTTSGQFTRLGDIARVNRGIRQPVTDLALIGSKPAVALGVLMEPGNRIDLWAGKIREQLEDFRQRVPNGIKLEVIFDQSSYVETRLDNLISNLLFSAFLVVAVTFVGMGWRSSLIVGAALPLTVFAVFGELQIFNIPIHQMSVSGLIIALGLLIDNAIVVVDEIQVELEHGLKPKDAVVKTVNYLTVPLLTSSLTTILTFLPIGLLPGGAGEFVGSIAWGVIMSLVSSLVISLTVIAALSGRFLAQTQVDEEDIRPKRKSRKSRLLSRLLSTIKNPHAWWNSGLSSPFLGRIYRKTLNWATAKPLIAIVLTMILPVMGFINVSSLPTQFFPSLNRDQFQIEVEFPAQTSIAQSREDVLLARKLIQEHSQVEEVHWFVGESAPKFYYNFTGGMKNAAYYAQAMVQLNTDKGVMQLIRTLQDELDSAFPSARVLVKQLEQGPPFEAPVEMRIFGPDIAELRRLGVQVREILTQIPDVTHARDDLTETLPKLGLEVDEEQARLVGLDNRAIAQQLETYLEGSVGGSILESTENLPVRVRIANSNRGDLSQIASLNLQPTQQTGTEPNLRPLSALGKFNLVPQLASISRRNEQRVNTVQAFISAGVLPSVVLGELQQRLQAQEFESKLPPGYRYEFGGEQAESGEATGNLMSTVGLLGLIMVITLVLSLGSFRMAGIVFAVGAGSVGLALFALWAFDSVFGFMAIVGTMGLIGIAINGAIIILSAFNEDEAAKNGDVKAVREVVVKATRHVLTTTITTMVGFIPLIADGDPFWLPLAIAIAGGIGGSPLLALYFTPAAYLLVKGRRKNTRKRKQLLLPPAVS is encoded by the coding sequence ATGGTTCTTCCTTTTTTCCGCAATGTCCGTTTGCTAATCCTAACCTTTGTATTAATCATATTTTGGGGACTTTCGGCGTTTCAATCTTTACCGCGTCAGGAAGATCCGCAGTTGGTAGCTCGGACTGGTATTGTTACTACTATTTTTCCTGGAGCTAGTGCGGAACGGGTGGAAGCGCTGGTGACGGAAGTAATTGAATCAGAGATGTCTGAGATTGAGGAAATTAATACTATCACATCCGATTCTCGTATTGGTTTATCAACAGTTTCGATTGAATTAAAAGATACTGTAAGCGAAGCCGAACCCATTTGGACAAGGGTAAGGGATAAGTTAGCAGATGCGGAACCGCAATTTCCATCGGGTGTACTGGAACCGGATTTAGATGAAGCGGAAACCCGAGCTTATGCGGTAATTGCATCTTTAGTTTGGGAAGGAAAAAGCGAACCTAATTATGCAATTTTACGCCGTTTTGCACAGGAGCTTGATGTTCAACTTCGGGGTGTGGGGGGAACTGAAAAGGTTGATACGTTTGGTTTCCCTTCGGAAGAAATTACTGTGGAAATTAATCCATCGGATTTAGCAGCAGTAGGATTAAATGCTCAGCAGTTATCGCAACAAATACAGCAAAGCGATGCCAAAGTTAGCGCTGGACAATTACGGAGTCCGCGAAATACTCTAGCGATAGAAGTAGAAGGAGAACTTGATTCGTTAGAACGAATTCGTCAAATACCGATTTCTTCGACTACGAGCGGACAGTTTACTCGTTTGGGGGATATTGCGAGGGTTAATAGAGGTATCAGACAACCAGTTACAGATTTGGCTTTGATTGGTAGCAAACCTGCTGTAGCTTTGGGTGTTTTGATGGAACCGGGAAATAGAATTGATTTATGGGCTGGGAAAATCCGCGAACAGTTAGAAGATTTTCGTCAGCGTGTTCCAAATGGAATTAAATTGGAAGTTATTTTTGACCAAAGTAGTTATGTTGAAACACGTTTAGATAATTTAATTTCAAATCTATTATTTAGTGCGTTCCTTGTGGTTGCCGTAACTTTTGTGGGGATGGGTTGGCGCTCTTCTCTTATTGTTGGAGCTGCATTACCTTTGACAGTGTTTGCGGTGTTTGGTGAATTGCAGATTTTTAATATTCCGATTCATCAAATGTCAGTGTCGGGATTGATTATTGCTTTAGGTTTATTAATTGACAACGCAATTGTAGTTGTTGATGAAATTCAGGTCGAACTAGAACATGGATTAAAGCCAAAAGATGCGGTGGTGAAAACGGTTAATTATTTAACTGTTCCGCTGCTGACTTCAAGTTTAACCACAATCCTTACCTTCTTACCAATTGGTTTATTACCGGGAGGAGCGGGGGAATTTGTTGGTTCCATCGCTTGGGGTGTAATTATGTCCCTGGTTTCTTCTTTGGTAATTTCTTTGACGGTAATTGCTGCGCTTTCGGGTCGTTTTTTGGCTCAAACTCAAGTTGACGAGGAAGATATTCGTCCGAAACGCAAATCCCGTAAATCTCGACTTTTATCAAGACTTTTATCAACAATTAAAAATCCCCATGCTTGGTGGAATTCAGGTTTATCTTCACCTTTTTTAGGTCGGATTTATCGTAAAACTTTAAACTGGGCTACAGCTAAACCTTTAATTGCGATTGTTTTAACAATGATATTACCGGTTATGGGTTTTATAAATGTTAGTTCTCTACCTACACAGTTTTTCCCTTCTCTCAACCGCGATCAGTTTCAAATCGAAGTCGAGTTTCCCGCTCAAACTTCCATTGCTCAAAGTCGCGAGGATGTATTATTGGCTCGTAAATTAATTCAAGAACATTCCCAGGTTGAGGAAGTTCACTGGTTTGTCGGAGAAAGCGCTCCCAAGTTTTACTACAACTTTACTGGTGGGATGAAAAATGCTGCTTACTACGCTCAAGCAATGGTACAGCTAAATACAGATAAAGGGGTTATGCAATTAATTCGGACTTTACAAGATGAGTTAGATTCAGCATTCCCTAGCGCTAGAGTTTTAGTAAAACAATTAGAGCAAGGACCACCATTTGAAGCTCCGGTGGAAATGCGGATTTTCGGCCCTGATATCGCAGAATTAAGAAGATTAGGTGTTCAAGTTAGGGAAATTTTGACACAGATACCCGACGTTACCCATGCTAGGGATGACTTAACCGAAACTTTGCCCAAGTTGGGTTTAGAAGTAGATGAAGAGCAAGCAAGATTAGTCGGACTTGATAATAGGGCTATAGCGCAACAGTTAGAAACTTATTTAGAAGGTTCCGTTGGTGGTTCGATTCTGGAATCTACGGAAAATTTACCAGTAAGAGTAAGAATCGCGAATTCAAATCGAGGAGATTTATCTCAGATTGCTTCCCTTAACCTACAGCCAACTCAACAAACTGGTACCGAACCAAATTTACGTCCTCTCTCAGCATTAGGGAAGTTTAATCTGGTTCCTCAATTAGCAAGCATTTCCCGACGTAACGAACAAAGAGTTAACACCGTCCAAGCTTTTATTTCTGCTGGGGTTTTACCGTCAGTAGTTCTGGGAGAATTACAACAACGTTTGCAAGCACAGGAATTTGAATCAAAACTTCCTCCCGGATACAGATATGAATTTGGTGGAGAACAAGCAGAAAGCGGAGAAGCTACCGGAAATCTCATGTCAACTGTGGGATTGTTGGGGTTAATTATGGTGATTACCCTAGTGCTATCCTTGGGTTCCTTCCGAATGGCTGGTATCGTGTTTGCTGTTGGGGCTGGTTCGGTTGGTTTAGCTTTATTTGCTCTGTGGGCTTTTGATTCGGTATTCGGATTTATGGCAATTGTCGGGACAATGGGTTTAATTGGGATTGCTATCAACGGTGCGATTATTATTTTGTCAGCCTTTAATGAAGATGAAGCAGCCAAGAATGGTGATGTTAAAGCAGTACGGGAAGTTGTAGTCAAAGCGACACGTCACGTCTTAACTACAACCATTACAACAATGGTCGGTTTTATTCCACTAATTGCCGATGGCGACCCTTTCTGGCTACCTTTAGCGATTGCGATCGCCGGTGGGATTGGTGGTTCTCCGCTACTGGCGCTTTATTTTACTCCTGCGGCTTATTTGTTGGTGAAAGGACGGAGGAAGAATACGAGAAAGCGGAAGCAGCTTTTGCTTCCTCCGGCGGTTTCTTGA